One window of bacterium genomic DNA carries:
- a CDS encoding glutamine amidotransferase, translated as MTPTLRICHLYPDLLNLYGDRGNVIVLVNRARWRGIEVAVTEATLGTPITANDADLYFIGGGEDRQQRVAVADLLQRKRGPLADAAAAGAVVLAVCGGYQLVGRFYRPAEGEDLPGIGLLDLWTEHAGPGTPRLIGNLVIQPEGGEPPMVGFENHGGRTYLGPGAKPLGRVVSGFGNNGRDGWEGAVAGHVYGTYLHGPLLPKNPVFADRLLREALGRRYPGLELAPLPDALEARAREAVLARAGRSVPA; from the coding sequence GTGACGCCCACGTTGCGCATCTGTCACCTCTATCCGGATCTCTTGAATCTCTACGGCGACCGCGGCAACGTCATCGTGCTGGTCAATCGCGCGCGGTGGCGTGGCATCGAAGTCGCGGTCACGGAAGCGACACTCGGGACGCCGATCACCGCCAACGATGCGGATCTCTACTTCATCGGCGGCGGCGAGGACCGCCAGCAACGCGTCGCGGTCGCGGACCTACTCCAGCGCAAGCGCGGGCCGCTGGCGGACGCCGCGGCGGCCGGGGCGGTGGTGCTGGCCGTGTGCGGCGGGTACCAGCTCGTGGGACGGTTCTACCGCCCCGCGGAAGGGGAAGATCTGCCGGGAATCGGGCTCCTGGATCTGTGGACGGAACACGCCGGGCCGGGCACCCCCAGGCTCATCGGGAACCTCGTCATCCAGCCCGAGGGCGGCGAGCCGCCGATGGTCGGGTTCGAGAACCACGGCGGGCGCACGTACCTCGGCCCCGGCGCGAAGCCGCTCGGTCGGGTCGTTTCAGGGTTCGGCAACAACGGCCGCGACGGGTGGGAGGGGGCCGTCGCCGGTCACGTCTACGGCACCTACCTCCACGGCCCGCTGCTTCCGAAGAACCCCGTCTTCGCGGATCGGCTGCTTCGGGAAGCACTGGGGCGGCGGTATCCGGGCCTGGAACTCGCTCCGCTCCCCGACGCGCTCGAAGCGCGTGCGCGGGAAGCGGTGCTTGCCCGCGCCGGCAGGTCGGTGCCGGCGTGA
- a CDS encoding carboxymuconolactone decarboxylase family protein — MVVHPLEKDQAPPEARAIYEAIERQGGRASNFIKILGHAPAILKAFHALNEAVFAEGALPAKLKELAFLRTSLLNGCYRCALAHSASAKRRGYTDEQIAALKEPQGRRRADLFDPVEIAVLRFTDLLTTRPGNVDPSDLDALGRHLAGPQIVELVATIATASWTNRINEGLLTPPG; from the coding sequence ATGGTCGTTCATCCGCTCGAGAAGGATCAAGCGCCCCCGGAGGCGCGCGCGATCTATGAGGCGATCGAACGGCAGGGCGGTCGCGCGTCCAACTTCATCAAGATCCTCGGGCATGCGCCGGCGATTCTCAAAGCGTTCCATGCGCTCAACGAGGCCGTCTTCGCGGAGGGAGCGCTGCCGGCCAAGCTCAAGGAGCTTGCGTTCCTGCGCACGTCCCTGCTCAACGGGTGCTACCGGTGCGCGCTGGCCCACAGCGCCTCCGCGAAACGGCGCGGGTACACGGACGAGCAGATCGCGGCGCTCAAGGAACCCCAGGGACGGCGGCGCGCCGATCTGTTCGATCCCGTGGAGATCGCCGTGCTCCGGTTCACGGATCTGCTGACGACCCGCCCCGGCAACGTGGATCCGAGCGACCTGGACGCGCTCGGTCGCCACCTCGCCGGGCCGCAGATCGTGGAGCTGGTCGCGACGATCGCCACCGCGTCCTGGACCAATCGGATCAACGAGGGGTTGCTGACGCCTCCCGGATAG
- a CDS encoding type 1 glutamine amidotransferase domain-containing protein, protein MELAGKKVAVLAEDHYENLELWYPVFRLREAGAHVAIVGPKAGETYKSKEGFPAKADMSMDDARASDFDAVIVPGGYAPDRMRRHQPMLRLVREAFEQGKVVASICHAGWVPISAGILKGRTMTCVSAIKDDVVNAGAHYVDKEVVVDGNLISSRTPPDLPAFCREIIKALSGAKVGARA, encoded by the coding sequence ATGGAGCTCGCCGGCAAGAAAGTCGCAGTGCTCGCCGAGGATCACTACGAGAACCTCGAACTTTGGTATCCTGTGTTCCGGCTCCGCGAGGCGGGTGCGCATGTCGCGATTGTCGGCCCGAAGGCCGGGGAGACCTACAAGAGCAAGGAAGGGTTCCCTGCCAAAGCGGACATGTCGATGGACGATGCGCGGGCGTCCGACTTCGACGCGGTCATCGTTCCAGGCGGATACGCGCCAGACCGGATGCGGCGACATCAGCCGATGCTGCGCCTCGTACGCGAGGCGTTCGAACAGGGCAAGGTGGTCGCGTCGATCTGCCATGCCGGCTGGGTGCCGATTTCGGCGGGAATCCTCAAGGGCCGGACGATGACATGCGTGAGTGCGATCAAGGACGACGTGGTGAACGCGGGAGCGCACTACGTCGACAAGGAAGTCGTCGTTGACGGCAACCTGATTTCCTCGCGGACGCCCCCGGATCTGCCGGCGTTCTGCCGCGAGATCATCAAGGCCCTCAGCGGGGCGAAGGTCGGGGCGCGGGCGTAG
- a CDS encoding 1,4-dihydroxy-2-naphthoate polyprenyltransferase, which yields MCDGQVPGRHRASLPQTDGPLPQRYSRIKMNAALGTWWLAMRPYSFTASVTPVLVGSAVAVRAGRFSPLLFLVTLVASVTIHAGTNVINDYYDHVRGVDTPESVGPSGVIQRGLLSPAAVRVGGLILLGVGSILGLWLVAVAGWPILAVGILSILAGYAYTGGPLPLGYMGLGDAVVFVFMGPVIVLGTYYVQVRTLSPAALWASIPISALVTAILVVNNLRDLGEDRARGKRTLATVIGPGGTRVEYGALLAGAYLALVAGVVLRHLPPLSLVALVTLPLAVRTWKVVREDTDPRTLTRGALRGTAMLHQQVGVLMALALLPLGLPG from the coding sequence ATGTGTGATGGGCAGGTTCCCGGGCGTCACCGGGCATCCCTACCGCAGACCGACGGCCCGCTGCCCCAGCGATACTCCCGGATCAAGATGAACGCCGCGCTCGGCACGTGGTGGCTGGCCATGCGCCCGTACTCGTTCACGGCGTCGGTCACGCCCGTCCTCGTCGGTTCGGCGGTCGCCGTGCGCGCGGGCCGGTTTTCGCCGCTGCTGTTCCTGGTGACGCTCGTCGCCTCCGTCACGATCCACGCGGGCACGAATGTCATCAACGACTACTACGACCACGTGCGCGGTGTGGACACACCCGAGTCGGTCGGGCCCAGCGGCGTGATTCAGCGGGGACTCCTGTCGCCCGCCGCGGTGCGCGTCGGCGGGCTGATCCTACTCGGCGTAGGGAGCATCCTCGGGCTCTGGCTGGTCGCCGTCGCGGGGTGGCCGATCCTGGCGGTAGGCATCTTGAGCATCCTGGCCGGCTACGCGTACACCGGCGGCCCGCTGCCGCTCGGGTACATGGGGCTCGGCGACGCCGTAGTATTCGTCTTCATGGGTCCCGTGATCGTGCTCGGCACGTACTACGTCCAGGTGCGCACCCTCTCGCCGGCCGCTCTGTGGGCATCCATCCCGATCAGCGCCCTCGTGACGGCGATCCTCGTCGTGAACAATTTGCGCGACCTCGGGGAGGATCGGGCTCGGGGCAAGCGCACCCTCGCGACGGTGATCGGTCCGGGCGGCACACGCGTCGAATATGGCGCGCTCCTCGCGGGGGCGTATCTGGCTTTGGTGGCGGGGGTGGTTCTGCGGCATCTCCCGCCGCTCTCCCTCGTCGCCCTCGTCACCTTGCCGCTTGCCGTGCGCACGTGGAAGGTCGTCCGCGAGGACACGGACCCGAGGACGCTCACGAGAGGCGCGCTCCGAGGCACCGCGATGTTGCATCAGCAGGTCGGCGTGCTGATGGCGCTCGCGCTGCTGCCGCTCGGGCTCCCGGGTTGA
- a CDS encoding diguanylate cyclase, whose translation MTGRLIAIRSARGREIAPLVVVFLVYVVAAKLALRLAIVNPSATPVWPPTGIAIASLLLLGVRVWPAVFAGAFLVNVTTAGTVWTSLGIASGNALEAALAARLITVYAGGVNAFERPRHIFAFAALAAAVSPAVSASVGSTSLALGGFAPWADYPRVWLTWYLGDATGALIVAPLLILWGLDRSVRWSRDEARERVAFTLLLVAAGWMVFGGVFSLEFLTVPFFVWAAFRFGCRDTATVIAALSAMAVWGAIRGAGPFAGATPNESLLLVQAFMAVMAIVALPLASVVSERQRLYTLVEREAMRAGRLRDVTLETLNAIVSSAMSSSDLPTLLESTVDLALKALGCERGGIWAGGVEVFRGVPREVGESMLHAAQSSGRELRAPVAVQDWQDRPAPGADDLVPVMTRFDTRASLTAPIQTNGRCIGGVAVLSASPRMWLSDEAMLVEAIGKQIGEVVERLQLVQTTQQRTAELEAFYDLSRELRKARSVEQMYPMIVGHALGLLAADHGALVLVGPDRKTLVHAHTAGMEAQEPGSAFPAEGTRSEMVLKTGVAFVTEDFSTEAPPRFFRRDAYRQFGPLVIVPVRSEEENIGTLRLGRRKRPGARPFADAEVRLLEGIAEVAGTAIHRARLHQDLEQSYIEMVLALARAADARDNYTGDHSERIATRAVALARALGRTQAEVQDIHWGALLHDIGKLGVPDSILRKPGPLSEAEWQVMRQHPVIGAEILRPVDRMRNVAILVRHHQERWDGTGYPDGLRGEGIPLGARILAAVDAYSAITDDRAYDRGRTSDAAVAELLRCAGTQFDPRVVEVFCGMVLGGDDQANLPARPALARGGSAIRHPAMEIARSLSYAQQVGRAVPAMTDLARRLLRPLDLAAVLDEILGQIHEVFGYPICAVLFIDERTQELHVKAQRGYDPGVVKDLRLRVGKQGIAGWVADHRRPHYAPDVAKDPLYVAGAPDARSNVAYPLIVDDRVIGVLDVESPAVDAFPKDVRDLLEAFAVLAGLAILRAERDEELNHLALTDGLTGLANRRALWDALERETARATRAGCAVSVVHVEVDKFKQINDSLGHLQGDAILRSVADVLKRNSRAADLVARVGGDEFVLLLADTPKAAAAQIAERVRHHVEKILVLGNPPLTVSVGLASLPEDGGNAEALMDAADRAMYRAKHAGGNGVQVA comes from the coding sequence ATGACCGGGCGTCTGATTGCCATACGGTCGGCGCGGGGCCGCGAGATCGCCCCGCTCGTGGTCGTGTTCCTAGTGTACGTTGTCGCCGCCAAGCTCGCGCTGAGGCTTGCGATCGTCAACCCGAGTGCGACGCCGGTGTGGCCGCCGACCGGGATTGCCATCGCATCGCTCCTCCTGTTGGGCGTGCGCGTCTGGCCCGCCGTCTTCGCGGGGGCGTTTCTGGTCAATGTGACGACCGCTGGGACGGTGTGGACGTCGCTCGGCATCGCCTCCGGCAACGCCTTGGAGGCCGCCCTCGCGGCGCGGCTCATCACGGTGTACGCCGGTGGCGTCAACGCGTTCGAGCGTCCCCGGCACATCTTCGCGTTCGCGGCGCTGGCGGCCGCCGTGAGCCCCGCGGTCAGCGCGTCCGTCGGGTCGACCAGTCTCGCGCTTGGCGGTTTCGCACCGTGGGCCGACTATCCACGCGTGTGGCTGACGTGGTATCTTGGCGACGCGACCGGGGCGTTGATCGTGGCTCCGTTGCTCATCCTGTGGGGGCTCGACCGCTCCGTGCGGTGGAGCCGCGACGAGGCGCGCGAGCGAGTTGCGTTCACCCTCCTGCTCGTGGCCGCCGGCTGGATGGTGTTCGGCGGCGTGTTCTCGCTGGAGTTCCTCACGGTGCCGTTCTTCGTCTGGGCGGCGTTCCGGTTCGGCTGTCGCGACACTGCGACCGTCATCGCCGCACTCTCGGCGATGGCGGTCTGGGGCGCGATTCGGGGCGCGGGGCCGTTCGCTGGCGCCACGCCCAACGAATCGCTGCTGTTGGTGCAGGCGTTCATGGCCGTCATGGCGATCGTCGCGCTCCCGCTGGCCTCGGTCGTGTCGGAGCGGCAGCGGCTGTACACGCTCGTGGAGCGCGAGGCCATGCGGGCCGGCCGCCTTCGCGACGTCACGCTCGAGACGCTCAACGCCATCGTCTCCTCGGCCATGTCCTCCAGTGACCTCCCCACGCTCCTGGAGTCGACCGTCGATCTGGCGCTGAAAGCACTGGGGTGCGAACGGGGGGGGATCTGGGCCGGAGGCGTCGAGGTGTTCCGTGGCGTGCCCAGGGAGGTCGGGGAATCGATGTTGCACGCCGCCCAGTCCTCCGGGCGCGAACTGCGCGCCCCGGTGGCGGTACAGGATTGGCAAGACCGCCCAGCCCCGGGCGCCGACGACTTGGTCCCCGTCATGACCCGGTTCGACACTCGCGCGTCCCTCACGGCGCCGATCCAGACGAACGGCCGGTGCATCGGCGGCGTGGCGGTGCTTTCCGCGAGCCCTCGGATGTGGTTGTCCGACGAAGCGATGCTGGTCGAGGCGATCGGGAAGCAAATCGGCGAAGTGGTGGAGCGGTTGCAACTGGTCCAGACCACGCAGCAGCGCACCGCCGAGCTGGAGGCGTTCTACGATTTGAGCCGGGAGTTGCGGAAGGCCCGGAGCGTGGAACAGATGTATCCGATGATCGTGGGGCACGCACTCGGGCTGTTGGCGGCCGACCACGGCGCGCTGGTGTTGGTCGGCCCGGATCGCAAGACCCTCGTCCACGCGCACACTGCGGGGATGGAGGCACAGGAGCCGGGGTCCGCGTTCCCCGCGGAGGGGACGCGGTCGGAGATGGTGTTGAAGACGGGTGTGGCGTTTGTCACAGAGGACTTCAGCACCGAGGCGCCGCCCCGATTTTTCCGGCGCGACGCCTACCGCCAGTTCGGGCCGCTCGTGATCGTCCCGGTGCGCTCGGAGGAGGAGAATATTGGGACGCTCCGGCTGGGGCGTCGGAAGCGCCCGGGCGCCCGCCCGTTTGCAGATGCCGAGGTGCGGCTGCTCGAGGGGATCGCTGAAGTCGCGGGGACGGCCATCCACCGCGCGCGCCTGCACCAGGATCTCGAACAGTCCTACATCGAGATGGTGCTGGCGCTGGCCCGAGCCGCCGATGCACGTGACAACTACACCGGCGATCACAGCGAACGGATCGCGACCCGGGCCGTGGCGCTGGCGCGGGCGCTCGGGCGCACGCAGGCCGAGGTCCAGGACATCCACTGGGGCGCGCTCCTGCACGATATCGGCAAGCTCGGGGTGCCCGACAGCATCCTGCGGAAGCCGGGTCCGCTGAGCGAGGCGGAGTGGCAGGTCATGCGCCAGCACCCGGTCATCGGTGCGGAGATCCTCCGGCCCGTCGATCGCATGCGCAACGTGGCGATCCTCGTTCGCCACCATCAGGAACGCTGGGACGGCACCGGGTATCCCGACGGGCTCCGCGGCGAAGGCATTCCGCTCGGCGCTCGCATCCTGGCCGCGGTCGATGCGTACAGCGCGATCACCGACGACCGCGCCTACGACCGGGGGCGGACCTCGGACGCCGCGGTGGCGGAGCTCCTGCGGTGCGCCGGCACGCAGTTCGATCCGCGGGTGGTCGAAGTGTTCTGCGGGATGGTGTTGGGTGGAGACGATCAGGCGAACCTGCCCGCGCGACCGGCGCTCGCGCGTGGAGGGTCGGCCATCCGGCACCCCGCCATGGAGATCGCGCGCTCCCTGTCGTACGCGCAACAGGTGGGACGGGCGGTTCCCGCCATGACCGATCTCGCACGGCGTCTCCTGCGCCCGCTTGATCTCGCGGCCGTCCTCGACGAGATCCTCGGCCAGATTCATGAGGTGTTTGGATATCCCATCTGCGCCGTGCTCTTCATCGACGAGCGGACGCAGGAACTGCACGTCAAGGCCCAGCGCGGCTACGATCCCGGCGTGGTGAAGGACCTGCGCCTTCGCGTCGGCAAGCAGGGAATCGCCGGGTGGGTCGCCGACCACCGGCGCCCGCACTATGCGCCCGACGTCGCGAAGGATCCCCTGTATGTGGCGGGAGCGCCCGACGCCCGATCCAACGTCGCGTATCCGCTCATCGTCGACGATCGGGTCATCGGGGTGCTGGACGTGGAAAGCCCGGCCGTCGATGCGTTCCCGAAGGACGTCCGCGACCTGCTCGAGGCCTTTGCCGTGTTGGCCGGGCTGGCCATCCTTCGCGCGGAACGAGACGAGGAACTGAACCACCTCGCCTTGACCGACGGGCTCACCGGACTGGCCAATCGTCGGGCGCTGTGGGACGCCCTGGAGCGCGAGACCGCGCGGGCGACGCGCGCCGGCTGCGCGGTCTCCGTGGTGCACGTCGAAGTCGACAAGTTCAAGCAGATCAACGACAGCCTGGGCCATCTGCAGGGCGATGCGATCCTGCGATCGGTGGCGGACGTGCTCAAACGGAACAGTCGCGCCGCGGACCTCGTGGCGCGCGTCGGCGGGGACGAGTTCGTGCTCCTCCTGGCCGACACGCCAAAGGCCGCGGCCGCGCAGATTGCCGAGCGCGTGCGGCACCACGTGGAGAAGATTCTCGTGCTCGGAAACCCGCCGCTCACCGTCAGCGTGGGCCTGGCGAGTCTGCCTGAGGACGGCGGCAACGCGGAGGCGCTCATGGACGCGGCCGACCGGGCCATGTACCGGGCCAAGCACGCCGGGGGCAACGGCGTCCAGGTCGCCTGA
- a CDS encoding VOC family protein, which produces MSTAVRLTFVTAEGRFAGDVPAAGVFHEALEHLLPEALRVGRRVTIRTPAGDAVYPDMFVGETVAHFGTGEFAVRSEPLRGGARPWRTLGVDHLALAVHDRQDARRLLEDGLGMQVVRDDPHQTVLTTGLTAVFLFDATPGPLNPGLPSRVHHLGFVVDDLDAAWQHVRARGYASDYMVLERDERWSLYFFYENGDARFMIQLSEIKAEQRGFDHPTRFTDRMFDYSRHRYGVRFDDRQG; this is translated from the coding sequence ATGTCAACCGCCGTCCGTCTGACATTCGTGACCGCCGAGGGCCGCTTCGCGGGAGACGTACCGGCCGCGGGCGTGTTTCACGAGGCGCTCGAGCACCTGCTCCCGGAGGCGCTGCGCGTGGGGCGGCGCGTCACCATTCGCACGCCGGCCGGCGATGCGGTCTATCCGGACATGTTCGTCGGCGAAACCGTGGCACACTTTGGGACCGGAGAGTTCGCGGTGCGCTCGGAGCCGCTGCGTGGCGGGGCGAGGCCGTGGCGGACGCTGGGCGTGGACCACTTGGCGCTGGCCGTGCACGACAGGCAGGACGCCCGACGGCTGCTCGAGGATGGCCTGGGCATGCAGGTCGTGCGGGACGATCCGCACCAGACCGTCCTGACCACGGGGTTAACGGCTGTGTTTTTGTTCGACGCGACGCCGGGCCCGCTGAATCCGGGACTCCCGTCCCGCGTACACCATCTCGGATTCGTCGTCGACGACCTAGACGCCGCGTGGCAGCATGTGCGTGCGCGAGGGTACGCGTCCGACTACATGGTGCTCGAGCGTGACGAGCGATGGTCATTGTACTTCTTCTATGAGAACGGGGACGCCCGGTTCATGATTCAGCTCTCGGAGATCAAGGCAGAACAGCGCGGCTTCGACCATCCGACACGGTTTACGGACCGCATGTTCGACTACAGTCGGCACCGGTACGGTGTGCGATTCGACGATCGGCAGGGCTAG
- a CDS encoding RraA family protein, with the protein MHATGVSTLFQGLTTPHVADACVRAGVDVRCAPCEVRALCPSDWIAGRVRPVRHYGSVDIFLEALEHASPGDVLVIDNSGRRDEACVGDLIALETKLAGLAGMVLWGLHRDTQELREIGLPMFSLGECPTGPLRLDPRDADALGSACIGSWTVGADDVAIGDVNGVLFLPLARAEEIAMIARSIRDTERAQAGKMRGGTSLRAQLQFADFLAWRASNPAATLREHLRRIGGAIEE; encoded by the coding sequence ATGCACGCAACGGGTGTGTCCACGCTCTTTCAGGGCCTCACAACGCCTCACGTGGCCGATGCCTGCGTACGAGCCGGGGTGGACGTCCGCTGTGCGCCATGTGAAGTTCGGGCGCTATGCCCATCCGACTGGATCGCCGGCAGAGTTCGGCCCGTCCGGCACTACGGTAGCGTCGATATCTTTCTTGAAGCCTTGGAACATGCTTCGCCGGGCGACGTTCTGGTGATCGACAACTCCGGCCGTCGAGACGAAGCATGCGTCGGAGATCTCATTGCCCTGGAGACAAAACTCGCCGGCCTGGCGGGGATGGTCCTCTGGGGGCTGCACCGGGATACGCAGGAGCTCCGTGAGATTGGCCTCCCGATGTTCAGCCTTGGCGAGTGCCCGACCGGACCGCTCCGGCTCGATCCGCGGGACGCCGATGCCCTCGGCTCGGCTTGCATTGGCTCCTGGACCGTTGGCGCCGACGATGTCGCGATCGGCGACGTGAACGGTGTGTTGTTCCTGCCGCTGGCGCGAGCGGAAGAGATTGCGATGATCGCACGCTCGATTCGAGATACCGAGCGCGCCCAGGCGGGGAAGATGCGCGGCGGCACGTCACTGCGCGCGCAACTGCAGTTCGCCGATTTCCTTGCCTGGCGTGCGTCCAATCCGGCGGCGACCCTTCGCGAGCACTTGCGCCGGATTGGTGGTGCCATCGAAGAATAG
- a CDS encoding ParB/RepB/Spo0J family partition protein: protein MSRARILDDLDDLCDLLNPRALIVPHPVTDREKLAGLAQAMQSNGWTESPIVAFDEIALCGAHRLAAAHEADILIPVIQLTRHADTLWGEGALADIEEAIADCDDAGTITATITSILRRRDDRLSEVLGLDAY from the coding sequence ATGAGTCGGGCCCGCATCCTTGACGATCTTGATGATCTGTGCGACCTGCTGAACCCCAGGGCCCTGATTGTCCCCCATCCAGTAACAGACCGTGAAAAGCTCGCCGGTCTTGCCCAAGCGATGCAATCGAATGGATGGACGGAGAGTCCGATTGTCGCCTTTGACGAGATCGCGCTCTGTGGGGCCCATCGACTTGCGGCCGCGCACGAGGCAGATATTCTCATCCCGGTCATCCAACTTACCCGCCACGCAGACACCCTGTGGGGTGAGGGCGCACTTGCCGACATCGAGGAGGCGATCGCCGATTGCGACGACGCCGGCACCATCACTGCGACGATCACGTCCATCCTGCGACGCCGGGATGACAGGCTGTCGGAAGTTCTCGGATTGGACGCGTACTAG
- a CDS encoding zinc permease, whose product MSFAQTVVLGALAGFTIYLGLPVARLKQKTTQLQCLLTALALGVLLFLIWDILSKALEPVVDAMKTGAKTGHWGTFAILAGMLVLGVVVGLVGLVVFDARNTRGRAPNDRLPGQMALMIATGLGLHNFSEGLAIGQAAATNAIGFATILIIGFGLHNITEGFAVAAPLSVSAERAPWRFLGLLGLIGGGPTFVGTLVGYEVTVLPAFVLFLGLAAGALIYIIGEMFAVSRRLSAPVWAASGLAAGFFIALGTDLILTLGGA is encoded by the coding sequence GTGAGTTTCGCTCAAACGGTTGTGCTCGGGGCCTTGGCTGGGTTCACCATCTACCTGGGGTTGCCTGTTGCGCGTCTCAAGCAGAAGACGACGCAACTGCAGTGCCTGCTCACCGCGCTCGCGCTCGGAGTTCTGCTGTTTCTCATTTGGGACATCCTGTCGAAGGCGCTCGAACCGGTCGTGGACGCGATGAAGACCGGCGCCAAGACCGGGCACTGGGGGACGTTCGCGATCCTCGCCGGCATGCTGGTGCTCGGTGTGGTGGTGGGACTCGTGGGTCTGGTCGTCTTCGACGCCAGAAACACCCGCGGGCGCGCACCGAACGACCGGCTGCCGGGGCAGATGGCGCTGATGATCGCGACCGGCCTCGGTCTGCACAACTTCTCGGAGGGGCTCGCGATCGGCCAGGCCGCCGCCACGAACGCGATCGGGTTCGCGACCATTCTCATCATCGGGTTCGGGCTGCACAACATTACCGAAGGCTTCGCCGTGGCCGCCCCGCTGTCGGTATCCGCCGAGCGCGCGCCGTGGCGATTCTTGGGACTCCTCGGGTTGATTGGAGGCGGGCCCACGTTCGTCGGAACACTCGTGGGGTACGAGGTGACGGTGCTGCCGGCGTTCGTGCTGTTCCTCGGCCTCGCCGCGGGCGCGCTGATCTATATCATCGGCGAGATGTTCGCGGTGAGCCGGCGTCTCTCGGCGCCCGTGTGGGCGGCGTCCGGCCTCGCGGCGGGATTCTTCATCGCCTTGGGGACCGATCTGATCCTCACGCTCGGCGGGGCATGA
- a CDS encoding MurT ligase domain-containing protein yields MREGPLTAGQPPTLRVRLSVAVALGKATAMLSRALRRGGGTTMPGRVARAVEPAVVGLLSARLPLGSVVIAGTNGKTTTAHLLAHIMRSLGHRPVHNRAGANLAAGIASALVENADLLGRLRGDLGIFEVDEATVPRVVPALGPRVAVFLNLFRDQLDRYGEIDYIAGLWRSAGAALSPDLAAVANADDPLVFEAVRELPGTLVTFGIEDDRYARPALEHTAEARYCYRCGTAYAYEVTYFGHMGRWRCVTCGVARPSPDLAARDLVLSGPDGSEFTIDAGAAGTARVRTVLPGLYNVYNVLAAVAAAGRLGASLGAAASAVGSVAPAFGRAERVSVDGREVRLLLVKNPAGFNEVLRVVLAAGPPAVLLIAINDRTADGRDVSWLWDVDVEMLAGRVGHVVVTGIRAEDMALRLQYAGIPPEAIEVEHAYDRALRRALDRAAPGGLFVLPTYTAMLALRGVLQQWGAVRGFWET; encoded by the coding sequence ATGAGGGAAGGACCGCTGACGGCCGGACAGCCACCGACCCTGCGCGTGCGTCTCTCCGTGGCCGTCGCGCTCGGGAAGGCGACGGCGATGCTCAGCCGCGCGCTGCGCCGCGGCGGCGGAACCACGATGCCGGGGCGCGTCGCCCGCGCGGTCGAACCGGCGGTTGTCGGGCTGCTGTCCGCGCGGCTTCCGCTCGGCAGCGTCGTGATCGCCGGGACGAACGGCAAGACCACCACCGCGCATCTGCTCGCGCACATCATGCGCTCGCTCGGGCACCGGCCCGTGCACAACCGCGCCGGCGCGAACCTCGCGGCCGGGATCGCCTCCGCCCTCGTGGAGAACGCGGACCTGCTCGGTCGGCTCCGCGGCGACCTGGGCATCTTCGAGGTCGACGAAGCCACCGTGCCCCGCGTCGTCCCCGCGCTCGGCCCCCGCGTCGCGGTGTTCCTCAACCTGTTTCGAGACCAGCTCGATCGCTACGGCGAGATCGACTACATCGCCGGGTTGTGGCGATCGGCCGGTGCCGCGCTGTCGCCCGACCTCGCGGCCGTGGCCAATGCCGACGATCCGCTGGTCTTCGAGGCGGTGCGCGAGCTGCCGGGGACGCTCGTGACGTTCGGCATCGAGGACGACCGGTACGCGCGCCCGGCGCTCGAGCACACCGCGGAGGCGCGCTACTGCTATCGATGCGGGACCGCGTACGCGTACGAGGTCACCTACTTCGGGCACATGGGCCGGTGGCGGTGCGTCACCTGCGGGGTGGCGCGGCCGTCGCCGGATCTCGCGGCGCGCGACCTAGTGCTGTCGGGACCCGACGGCAGCGAGTTCACGATCGACGCGGGCGCCGCCGGGACGGCACGCGTGCGCACGGTCCTCCCCGGGCTGTACAATGTGTACAATGTCCTCGCCGCGGTGGCGGCGGCCGGTCGCCTCGGGGCCTCGCTCGGCGCGGCGGCGTCGGCGGTCGGCTCGGTCGCGCCCGCGTTCGGCCGGGCCGAGCGAGTGTCGGTGGACGGGCGTGAGGTGCGCCTGCTGCTCGTCAAGAACCCCGCGGGGTTCAACGAGGTGCTGCGGGTGGTGCTCGCCGCGGGGCCGCCGGCCGTCCTCCTGATCGCGATCAACGACCGGACGGCCGACGGGCGGGACGTGTCGTGGCTGTGGGACGTGGATGTCGAGATGCTGGCCGGGCGCGTCGGTCACGTGGTCGTGACGGGGATTCGCGCCGAGGACATGGCGCTCCGGCTGCAATACGCGGGTATCCCGCCCGAGGCAATCGAGGTCGAGCACGCGTACGACCGCGCGCTTCGGCGCGCCCTGGATCGCGCGGCGCCCGGGGGACTCTTCGTGCTGCCGACGTATACTGCGATGCTCGCGCTCCGCGGCGTGCTCCAACAATGGGGCGCGGTGAGGGGGTTCTGGGAGACGTGA